A DNA window from Procambarus clarkii isolate CNS0578487 chromosome 75, FALCON_Pclarkii_2.0, whole genome shotgun sequence contains the following coding sequences:
- the LOC123771698 gene encoding platelet-activating factor acetylhydrolase isoform X2: MKLLSHVVLNTHIKMRGLHTHCFWIGTSRFPVSLVFNPQHSMDTMAGKTGSKFTNHTPLPQGPFVVGCTDVMIGRTKEGTLMRVYYPSKLTDLMSHSEEWTPWYLGEEYTRGLATFIAPSIPSLFGMLFNWQMRGVATPAVWEAPVADRKFGVIIFSHGLSANRSIYSTICSELASHGFIVAAIEHRDRSASASFTLTDSGEKEYLLFKSTSLDVKEYQLRNQQIKIRVAESIRALDVLEKLNNGTVKNELASNFNLQQLQDHLDLSHPVMTGHSFGGVTAISTLAQDKRFKVGVALDPWLFPIKEDVDEICPKVTQPLLCISTEAFQSSSNLQAMGKLNPATTAFVTIKGTVHQNQCDTPFLVGHIGRVFAGASSPLDPQTAMDINNRLMLNFIAKNIGGKQELQSKCELSLETWQNFLEYGLYCIRKPVLISKL, translated from the exons ATGAAGCTTTTATCGCACGTTGTCCTCAATacccacatcaagatgagag GTCTACACACACACTGCTTTTGGATCGGGACGTCACGATTCCCGGTCTCGTTAGTTTTCAATCCACAGCACTCCATGGATACAATGGCAGGGAAAACGGGTTCAAAATTTACAAACCACACACCTCTTCCACAAG GGCCATTTGTCGTTGGCTGCACCGATGTCATGATTGGCCGAACAAAAGAAGGAACGCTTATGAGAGTCTACTACCCATCAAAACTCACAGACCTCAtg AGCCATTCTGAAGAGTGGACGCCGTGGTACCTGGGAGAAGAGTACACGCGAGGCTTGGCCACCTTCATCGCACCTTCTATACCATCACTCTTTGGAATGCTGTTTAACTGGCAAATGC GTGGTGTAGCGACCCCGGCAGTATGGGAAGCACCTGTGGCTGACAGAAAGTTTGGGGTAATCATATTTTCCCATGGACTGAGTGCAAATCGTTCTATATACAGCACTATTTGCTCTGAGCTTGCCTCTCATGGATTTATTGTGGCAGCAATTGAACACAG GGACAGATCAGCAAGTGCGAGCTTCACATTGACTGATTCTGGCGAAAAAGAATATTTGCTCTTCAAATCCACTTCACTTGATGTTAAAGAATATCAACTTCGTAATCAGCAG ATCAAAATTCGGGTTGCAGAAAGTATTCGGGCTTTAGATGTTCTGGAGAAGCTCAACAACGGTACTGTGAAAAATGAACTGGCTTCAAACTTCAACCTACAGCAACTACAGGATCATCTTGACCTGTCCCATCCAGTTATGACTGGGCATTCATTTGGAGGAGTAACTGCCATATCTACTCTGGCCCAAGACAAGAGATTCAA agtTGGTGTGGCACTTGACCCATGGCTGTTCCCGATCAAGGAAGATGTGGATGAGATTTGCCCAAAAGTCACTCAGCCTCTATTATGTATATCGACAGAGGCATTTCAATCTAGTTCAAATCTTCAGGCTATGGGTAAATTAAATCCAGCTACCACTGCATTTGTCACAATCAA AGGAACTGTACATCAAAACCAGTGCGACACGCCATTTCTGGTTGGACACATTGGACGAGTATTTGCCGGTGCCTCCTCCCCTCTCGATCCCCAGACGGCAATGGATATTAACAACAGATTGATGTTAAATTTCATTGCAAAAAACATTG GAGGTAAACAAGAACTTCAAAGTAAATGTGAACTGTCTTTGGAAACCTGGCAGAACTTCCTTGAATATGGCCTGTACTGCATCAGGAAGCCTGTTCTCATTTCGAAACTCTAA
- the LOC123771698 gene encoding platelet-activating factor acetylhydrolase isoform X1: protein MKLLSHVVLNTHIKMRGLHTHCFWIGTSRFPVSLVFNPQHSMDTMAGKTGSKFTNHTPLPQGPFVVGCTDVMIGRTKEGTLMRVYYPSKLTDLMSHSEEWTPWYLGEEYTRGLATFIAPSIPSLFGMLFNWQMRGVATPAVWEAPVADRKFGVIIFSHGLSANRSIYSTICSELASHGFIVAAIEHRDRSASASFTLTDSGEKEYLLFKSTSLDVKEYQLRNQQIKIRVAESIRALDVLEKLNNGTVKNELASNFNLQQLQDHLDLSHPVMTGHSFGGVTAISTLAQDKRFKVGVALDPWLFPIKEDVDEICPKVTQPLLCISTEAFQSSSNLQAMGKLNPATTAFVTIKGTVHQNQCDTPFLVGHIGRVFAGASSPLDPQTAMDINNRLMLNFIAKNIGKEGEVVNKYVPYLEIQQDKMVHGLHGKGKAMVGWDTDYHSV from the exons ATGAAGCTTTTATCGCACGTTGTCCTCAATacccacatcaagatgagag GTCTACACACACACTGCTTTTGGATCGGGACGTCACGATTCCCGGTCTCGTTAGTTTTCAATCCACAGCACTCCATGGATACAATGGCAGGGAAAACGGGTTCAAAATTTACAAACCACACACCTCTTCCACAAG GGCCATTTGTCGTTGGCTGCACCGATGTCATGATTGGCCGAACAAAAGAAGGAACGCTTATGAGAGTCTACTACCCATCAAAACTCACAGACCTCAtg AGCCATTCTGAAGAGTGGACGCCGTGGTACCTGGGAGAAGAGTACACGCGAGGCTTGGCCACCTTCATCGCACCTTCTATACCATCACTCTTTGGAATGCTGTTTAACTGGCAAATGC GTGGTGTAGCGACCCCGGCAGTATGGGAAGCACCTGTGGCTGACAGAAAGTTTGGGGTAATCATATTTTCCCATGGACTGAGTGCAAATCGTTCTATATACAGCACTATTTGCTCTGAGCTTGCCTCTCATGGATTTATTGTGGCAGCAATTGAACACAG GGACAGATCAGCAAGTGCGAGCTTCACATTGACTGATTCTGGCGAAAAAGAATATTTGCTCTTCAAATCCACTTCACTTGATGTTAAAGAATATCAACTTCGTAATCAGCAG ATCAAAATTCGGGTTGCAGAAAGTATTCGGGCTTTAGATGTTCTGGAGAAGCTCAACAACGGTACTGTGAAAAATGAACTGGCTTCAAACTTCAACCTACAGCAACTACAGGATCATCTTGACCTGTCCCATCCAGTTATGACTGGGCATTCATTTGGAGGAGTAACTGCCATATCTACTCTGGCCCAAGACAAGAGATTCAA agtTGGTGTGGCACTTGACCCATGGCTGTTCCCGATCAAGGAAGATGTGGATGAGATTTGCCCAAAAGTCACTCAGCCTCTATTATGTATATCGACAGAGGCATTTCAATCTAGTTCAAATCTTCAGGCTATGGGTAAATTAAATCCAGCTACCACTGCATTTGTCACAATCAA AGGAACTGTACATCAAAACCAGTGCGACACGCCATTTCTGGTTGGACACATTGGACGAGTATTTGCCGGTGCCTCCTCCCCTCTCGATCCCCAGACGGCAATGGATATTAACAACAGATTGATGTTAAATTTCATTGCAAAAAACATTG GTAAAGAGGGTGAGGTGGTCAACAAATATGTACCTTACCTAGAGATCCAGCAAGACAAAATGGTGCATGGACTGCATGGTAAAGGGAAAGCTATGGTTGGGTGGGATACTGACTATCATTCTGTCTGA
- the LOC123771698 gene encoding platelet-activating factor acetylhydrolase isoform X3 — protein MDTMAGKTGSKFTNHTPLPQGPFVVGCTDVMIGRTKEGTLMRVYYPSKLTDLMSHSEEWTPWYLGEEYTRGLATFIAPSIPSLFGMLFNWQMRGVATPAVWEAPVADRKFGVIIFSHGLSANRSIYSTICSELASHGFIVAAIEHRDRSASASFTLTDSGEKEYLLFKSTSLDVKEYQLRNQQIKIRVAESIRALDVLEKLNNGTVKNELASNFNLQQLQDHLDLSHPVMTGHSFGGVTAISTLAQDKRFKVGVALDPWLFPIKEDVDEICPKVTQPLLCISTEAFQSSSNLQAMGKLNPATTAFVTIKGTVHQNQCDTPFLVGHIGRVFAGASSPLDPQTAMDINNRLMLNFIAKNIGKEGEVVNKYVPYLEIQQDKMVHGLHGKGKAMVGWDTDYHSV, from the exons ATGGATACAATGGCAGGGAAAACGGGTTCAAAATTTACAAACCACACACCTCTTCCACAAG GGCCATTTGTCGTTGGCTGCACCGATGTCATGATTGGCCGAACAAAAGAAGGAACGCTTATGAGAGTCTACTACCCATCAAAACTCACAGACCTCAtg AGCCATTCTGAAGAGTGGACGCCGTGGTACCTGGGAGAAGAGTACACGCGAGGCTTGGCCACCTTCATCGCACCTTCTATACCATCACTCTTTGGAATGCTGTTTAACTGGCAAATGC GTGGTGTAGCGACCCCGGCAGTATGGGAAGCACCTGTGGCTGACAGAAAGTTTGGGGTAATCATATTTTCCCATGGACTGAGTGCAAATCGTTCTATATACAGCACTATTTGCTCTGAGCTTGCCTCTCATGGATTTATTGTGGCAGCAATTGAACACAG GGACAGATCAGCAAGTGCGAGCTTCACATTGACTGATTCTGGCGAAAAAGAATATTTGCTCTTCAAATCCACTTCACTTGATGTTAAAGAATATCAACTTCGTAATCAGCAG ATCAAAATTCGGGTTGCAGAAAGTATTCGGGCTTTAGATGTTCTGGAGAAGCTCAACAACGGTACTGTGAAAAATGAACTGGCTTCAAACTTCAACCTACAGCAACTACAGGATCATCTTGACCTGTCCCATCCAGTTATGACTGGGCATTCATTTGGAGGAGTAACTGCCATATCTACTCTGGCCCAAGACAAGAGATTCAA agtTGGTGTGGCACTTGACCCATGGCTGTTCCCGATCAAGGAAGATGTGGATGAGATTTGCCCAAAAGTCACTCAGCCTCTATTATGTATATCGACAGAGGCATTTCAATCTAGTTCAAATCTTCAGGCTATGGGTAAATTAAATCCAGCTACCACTGCATTTGTCACAATCAA AGGAACTGTACATCAAAACCAGTGCGACACGCCATTTCTGGTTGGACACATTGGACGAGTATTTGCCGGTGCCTCCTCCCCTCTCGATCCCCAGACGGCAATGGATATTAACAACAGATTGATGTTAAATTTCATTGCAAAAAACATTG GTAAAGAGGGTGAGGTGGTCAACAAATATGTACCTTACCTAGAGATCCAGCAAGACAAAATGGTGCATGGACTGCATGGTAAAGGGAAAGCTATGGTTGGGTGGGATACTGACTATCATTCTGTCTGA
- the LOC123771697 gene encoding platelet-activating factor acetylhydrolase produces MQEEYSQILLWIQRLGVMRAFTLFCLHIFLFWMIEFQLSTAFTRRQFMDSVRGNPGPFPYHTPIPHGPYVVGCIDVMIGRTRKGTLMRVYYPSRLSDLQSHSQHWTPWYLGKEYTHGLSTFIAPSIPTIFDIYFDLQMRNIATPAVWGAPVAARKFMVIIFSHGLSANRSIYSTICSELASQGFIVAAIEHRDMSASASFILTPSGEKEFIAYESAGKIKEYSYRNQQLKIRVAESMLALDALEKINDGTAINELASDFNLHQLRGRLDLSHPVMAGHSFGGVTAIATLASDQRFKVGVALDPWMFPVKDELHEISVKLRQPLLCISTEKFQTPANLEAMAKLNPATTTYLTIKGTVHQNQCDTPFVVGHIGRILIGATSSLDPHIAMDINNRLMLNFISNHIGEQGETVNKYIPYLETHKDKLVPGLYGRGKTMYGWDPERKSFWLPGLVKNPESGIRH; encoded by the exons ATGCAAGAGGAATATTCTCAGATTCTTCTGTGGATCCAGCGTCTTGGAGTCATGCGAGCATTTACCTTATTCT GCCTACACATATTCCTGTTTTGGATGATAGAGTTCCAGTTGTCTACAGCATTCACTCGCCGGCAATTCATGGACTCTGTGAGAGGAAATCCCGGTCCTTTTCCATATCACACCCCTATTCCACATG GACCATATGTGGTTGGGTGCATAGATGTCATGATTGGCCGAACGAGGAAAGGAACGCTAATGCGAGTCTACTACCCATCAAGGCTCTCAGACCTCCAG AGCCATTCTCAGCACTGGACACCATGGTATCTGGGAAAGGAATACACGCATGGCTTGTCAACATTCATCGCGCCCTCTATACCAACCATTTTCGATATTTATTTCGACTTGCAAATGC GTAATATAGCGACCCCTGCAGTGTGGGGCGCACCTGTGGCTGCCAGAAAGTTTATGGTAATTATATTTTCCCACGGCCTGAGCGCAAATCGGTCTATATACAGCACTATTTGCTCGGAGCTCGCCTCGCAGGGATTTATTGTGGCAGCGATCGAACACAG GGACATGTCAGCGAGCGCGAGTTTTATATTAACTCCTTCTGGAGAAAAAGAATTCATAGCATATGAATCTGCGGGAAAAATTAAGGAATATAGTTACCGTAATCAGCAG CTAAAAATTCGTGTTGCGGAAAGTATGCTGGCGTTAGATGCTCTAGAGAAGATTAATGATGGTACAGCAATAAACGAGCTGGCTTCAGATTTCAACTTACACCAGCTGCGGGGTCGTCTTGACCTGTCCCATCCAGTCATGGCGGGCCATTCGTTTGGAGGAGTAACTGCCATAGCTACACTGGCCAGTGACCAGCGATTCAA AGTTGGAGTGGCACTGGATCCATGGATGTTCCCCGTCAAGGATGAACTTCATGAAATTAGCGTAAAACTCAGGCAGCCTCTGCTGTGTATATCGACAGAGAAGTTTCAAACGCCTGCAAACCTTGAGGCTATGGCTAAATTAAACCCCGCCACCACAACATATCTCACCATCAA aGGAACTGTCCACCAAAATCAATGTGACACGCCATTCGTGGTCGGCCACATCGGGAGAATACTTATCGGCGCCACCTCCTCTCTCGACCCCCATATAGCAATGGATATCAACAATAGGTTGATGTTAAATTTCATTTCGAATCACATTG GTGAACAGGGTGAGACGGTCAACAAGTATATACCTTATCTGGAGACCCACAAAGACAAACTGGTGCCTGGATTGTACGGCAGGGGAAAAACCATGTATGGTTGGGATCCAGAACGTAAGTCTTTCTGGCTGCCGGGCTTGGTGAAAAACCCCGAGAGTGGAATCCGACACTAA